One uncultured Carboxylicivirga sp. genomic window, CCTGGATACCGTGTATTCTTCGCTTCGAAGGCTGATAATTGGCAAACATGGACAGAATTTGATCTTTCTGAAAGTAATTCAGCCACTGCTGAAGGAATAATCGACAAAGATCTGCTTCTTCAGGATAATGTCCTTTCTTTCTGTTTTGCCCACAGCGATATGGATGGTAAAATTATTGTACCTTATTATTTGCTTGAAAACACTGATAGCAATGGTAATGGAGTTAACATATCTGTTTTTGATGATACACAGTTTGTAAACCTGAATACACAGTCACTGGACAACATCAATATAACCAATGAGGATATTTTGACATCAAGTGATGAATTTAGTATTCTTTATGATGGTAAGCTGGAAACAAAATATGTTGAAGAATACACTTTGTACCTCACTACTACTGGTAGCGTAAAAGTATGGATTAACGATGAACTGGCAATTGAAACTGGCTCTTTGGTATCAGCAACTGAGTTTCAAACTACATTGCAATTAGTTCCTTCACACATTTATAGTTTGAGAATTGAAGGCTTATACACAAAAGGTAACGTTGAAACGAAGTTAGAATGGTCAAGTGACAGTCAGACTCGCGAAATAGTGCCTTTAACATCATTTTATGGAGCATTAAAGGATTATTCTACCAATATTGATATGACAACAGAAACAATCAAGGTAGAAACAATTCCAAACCCATTCCATTCTGCATTTACTGTTAAAGCAGATGGTTTTAATGAGTATCAGCTCTTTAATTCTGCCGGAGCACTTATGGAAAGTGGCGAATTCGAAAATCAAAAAGAAGTAGGAAGTATGCTTGCCTCAGGCATCTATTACTTAAAAGTAACCAATGATAAAACAGAGAGCACTGTTAAAGTGATTAAACAATAACAGGTTGTAAAAGACCATAAAAAAGCCCGATGAAATATCTCATCGGGCTTTTATGTTTTATCTGGTTTAATACTCAATTAGAAATGATTTCGAACTATAATTACATCAATAAAATTGTGATTTTAAGACCTTATTGTACAACTAAACCAAGTGTAATATTTTTGATACTATTACTAACCAATAATTGATATAATCCTTTTGTTAAACTTAAATTAGAAACAGAAAAAGCACCATCGAAACCAGGCAACTTTTTACCACTAAAAACTTGCTTACCGCTTAAATCAAATATTGACAAATTCCAGAATTGTTCTTCTGTATATGGAGTGTTAATAGTTAGTAAACCTGACTTATAAGGATTTGGAAACACTTTCCATCCTTCAGAATAAGCAGTACTATTAATATCTGTTGCCGTTTCAGTATTTATTTTAACCTCGGTAATACTGTTCCAGGCATTCGAATTGTTTCCCATTCCTATTATTCTTACATATTTAGCCAATTGATCTGCAAAATCATAGTTTTCCAATTCAAGAGTAGTACCACTTGACGATCCACTATAAACAGTGCTAAAATTCTCTCCATCAGTTGATAACTGAATAGAAAAATATCCCTGACGTTCATTCCCTTTAAAAAAAGCCAGGTCTACTGAAGTAACCGTTTTTTCCTTTCCCATATCAAACTGCAGCCACTCTCCTTCACCAAAAGCAGACCAACGGGTGTCCAAGCTGCCATCCATGGCTTTTTCGGCATTATTATCTGTACCTGACTCAAAACTGCTTGCAGTAATAGTATAAGATCCAAAATAAGAAAAGCCGATGTATTCACCGGCTTCTACTTTATTTCCTGAAATCCCCTGAATATTTTCTATGGAGAGATAATGATCTCCAAGGGACAGACTGTTAAAATTTAAGGTTATGACTTTTTTTTTACTTACATCAAGATTGGAACTTATCACACTCACCTGATCAATCGAATAGTTAGCCGCTGTTTCAGCTGAAGTCTGCTCTAGTTCTTCGTTGAAATATACCATCAAAGTATTTTCATCAACCACCTTAACTGAATCCATATATACCATTGGTACTTCAGGCATCTCACCTTCTGCAAGATGAACCATCTGCGATGCTGCCAGTAAGAAAGCACCAACACCAAAGTCAGCTGTTGAATTCTCATCAACAATCTGGCCCGGAATAGCCTTTTCTCCGATAGGTTGAACATATCCTACCCTACCATCAGCCTGTAAAGCTGTATTATGAAGATAAGACCACGATTTTTTAACTGTTGGTAAATAGGTAGCTTCATCGAGGTAACCATTATTTATTCCCCAGGCAAAACCAAATGTAAAGAATGCTGTACCGCTTGTTTCAGGTCCCGGAGCATGCTCTGGATCCAACATACTGCGAGTCCAGTAACCTTCTTCCTGCTGACAATCTTTTAAACTGACAGCCATTTTAGTGTATATCGAAATAAATTCATCACGGTGTTCATAATCCTCAGGCATATCTTCAATTATTTTAGCCAATCCGGCAAATACCCAGCCATCGCCACGAGCCCAAAAATCTTTAAAACCGTTTACTGATGTATGTGCAGGATATACATATTTTGCATCTCTAAAGAACAGCCCCGTTTCTTCATCATACATAATGCTTTGAGCATATTTGAAGTATTCATACAACTTAGTAAGGTACAAATCATTACCTGTAACATTATATAATTTTGTCATTACTGGCATTACCATATATAAACCATCAGCCCACCACCAGTAATCATTATTCTCAGTACTCATTTCATACTCCATCACCTCACGTGCACGGGCAATCATATTTTCATCTTTCGTCTCTGATAGATTGTACAAATCGATGTAAGTCTGAAAACAAATTTGCCAGTCACCAAAAAGCACATAATCATCAGACTCTCCGTATGAATATTTCCAATTCTCCTTGATATCAGATTTAGCACCTTTCCACTCATTATACTCAGCCCAATCCATCGAATATTTTTTATATCGATTGATGCCAGTTAACTGATAGGCTGCCATGTTACCTGTATGATAAGCTGCATGATCCCAAAATGATCTTATATTGGTTGAATTATTCATTTGCCAATAATCATTGGCTTTTTTCATGTCATTAATAATTTCGCTTTTCGTTGGCAATTCCTGTGATACCAAACTACACGACGATAATACTATTGAAACAAAAAACACTAATCTATTCATATAACTATTTTACTAAATTTCTTTATCAAAAAAAGACAAATCCCACTGATCATACCATTTAATTACAGGCAGATTATTTTCAAATATGACAGGTAACCAAATATAACGTCCATCAATGGGATTGCGAGGCATCCACCTGTCTCCCATAAAGATAAATACATCTTTCTTACCCGCAACAGGCAAAACATAAGTACTCTGGGAATGAAATGTCAATTCTGCATCTTTTCCCTGACAAGGATTACCCTTGTACTCCCATGGTCCCATCATTGAATCAGCCACCATCAAACGTGCTTCATTCGGATCCCAACCTGTGCAACCCGATGTAATCATGTAGTATTTATTCTGGTGCTTAAAAACTGCAGGAGCCTCATTATGTCCTCCAGGAGCAACACGAATCCACTTTCCTGTAAAATCTTTATAATCGGGTGTTAACTCTGATATATGTAATGTAAGATTCTCTTCTGCTGAATGAATATGATATGCCGTTCCATCATCATCAACAAACAATGTCATATCACGCGACATCTGTCCTTCTTTAAAATTGAGAGCCACAAACAGGCCATCTTCCACTTCTTTTCTCCATTCGGGCGTCCACCAATCATACTTTGTTTCACCTGAGTGCGATTTCATTACTTGTGAGGCATCCAAAGGCCATACATTGGCATTTACTCTTGTACTCTTTACATAGGTGAATGGTCCGGTAGGAGTATCGCTAACAGCTAAGGCTGTTCGGGCAGCAGCATATCCCTGACCTTTTAATTCGAGATGAAACCACATAATAAATTGCTTGATTGTGGCATTATAAATTACCTTTGGTCGCTCCATTACACAACCATGAGTTATTTCTGATTCCGGATCATCAACTGAAGCCAAAGCTATTCCTTCATTCTTCCAGTTATATAAATCATCAGATGAATAACAACGAAGTCCTAATAAACTGGTATTTCCACCTCTTCCTGAAGTTTTGTGTTCACCATACCAATAATAAGTTCCTTCATGATAAAGCAGGCCACCACCATGCGCATTAATATGAACACTATCTGAATCCAACCATAACTCTCCCGGTTTAAAGGATTCAGATATTTCTTGTGCATTATTATTTCCAATCATCGTGCATCCTGCTGATAAAATTGCTCCTAAAAATAAACCAGCAGATAATTTCTTAAATAAACGCATTCCCATAAATTTAACTTCCACCATTATCAATGGTAAAACAACTGTTTTCCTAATGATAAAAGTATTTAAAAACTATGCCCGTTTATGTAAGAAATCAATACATAAACTAGTACATAATCGAGAAGTATAGCACTTAACATGCAAATACCTCATAAATTCTATACTAGTCTATATATATCTATAATTTAAGCCTGATCTATCTTTCCATCATTAGCGATGTATTCTTTTGGAGTACACTTGTAGAATTCTTTAAAACACCTGGTAAAATATGACGGACTTGAGAATCCAACCATATAAATAATTTCTGATATAGACCTTTTTTTCTGCAACAACAATGACGCCGCTGTTTTCAGTCGCTGATTACGGATGAATTCTTTTACTGTTTGCCCGGTTAGTGCTTTAATCTTACGATATGCCTGATTGGCACTTAAACCAATCACTTCACTAAACTTTACTACATCAAAAGTTGGATCATCCAGGTATTTATTAACTGCATCAACTGCATCCTTCAGAAGCTTTTCATCCAGTGATGTTAATTCAATATTCTCAGGTTCCAAGATCTGCTCTTTACGAATATGCTCATGCAATTTCTTTCGACCTTGTAATATATTATGAACCTTTAACTGTAGCGCATTAATATTGAATGGTTTATGAATATAGTCGATAGCTCCTAATTCCAATCCTCGTATCTCATCCTCTGCCATTGTCTTGGCTGTTAAGAATATAACCGGAATATGAGAGGTAGAAATATCACTTCTTATTTGTCGACACATTTCAAATCCATCTATGCCCGGCATCATCACATCCGTAACAATAATATCTGGGTTTAGTGCTTTAGCCTGCGCATATCCCTCATTTCCATTAAACACACCTACTACATTGAACTCGTTTGATAAACCTGAAACTATGAAATCATTTAAATCCGAATCATCTTCCACAATTAAAACATCAAATACTTTACCGCTTTCGTGAGGCATCACAACTGGTACATTTTCTAACTCATTAACCTCAACGTCAAATTCAGCTTTGGTTGGTATTGGATCGTCTGACATATGAGATATAAGTTCATCACCCCTGGTTGGAATTACAACTCTGAAACAACTACCCTGACCATAGTCACTGTCTACATCAATGGTTCCACCATGTTGTTCAACAAATGTTTTGGATAAGTACAAACCAATACCACCTGTACTATGTGTGCGTTTCTGATGAGTCTGGAAAAAGCGTTCAAAGATTCGCTTTTTGTTTTCTTCATCAATACCTATACCATCATCTTCCACCTCTATTGCTAATACCTCTTTATCTTCTTCATCTTTCTCAATGGCTGCTCTAATGGTTATTTCTCCGTTGTCATCAGAATACTTAAACGCATTTGAAACCAGGTTGTACATGATTTTTTCAAGTTTATCGCCATCGACATAAGCCATTAACTTGTCCTGGGTCATTTCTAATTCAAGATCAATTCCCCTGGTTTCAGCCATTCCTTTGTACGAATCATATAGATCCTTCATTAACTGACTTACATTGCAAACCTGCAGTTGCAAATCCATTTTGCCTCGATCTATTTTCCTAAAGTCCATTAACTGATTGATCAATCGCAACAGACGGTTAGTATTTTTAAGTATCAGATCAGCTTGTTTTACCATATATGGAGATTCCTTGCCCAGCTTTTTCAATTCTTCTGCCGGACCTTGAATCAAGGTTAAAGGTGTTCTGAATTCATGGGTAATATCAGTAAAGAACAACGTTTTCAACTCGTTCAAGTGCTGTTCCTTTTCTTTCTGTAACAACTCCAGTTTTATTCTACTCTTCTCTCTGACCTGAATTAATGAGTATTCTTTAAAGAAATAAAGGGTTGCGATAATAATAATAGCATATCCTATTAATGCCCAGATAGTTTTCCACCATGGTGGTGTAATACTAAAACGTATCGAATAGGCTTCTTCACTCCAATGCCCGTCGCTGTTTGCCGCATTTACATGAAAAATATAATCTCCCGGAGGTATATTGGTATACGTTGCTGAATTTCTGGTACCTACTTCATTCCAAATATTATCGTATCCTTCAAGAAAATAAGCATATACATTTCGCTTTGGATCTTTATAATCCATGGCCGAAAACATGAATGTTATTACCTGATCTTTATAAGAGAAATGTAAATCGTCTAAAAAAGGTACTGAATTTACAATTGTATCGCCCAGAATACGTTCCCTGTTTTTATGATTAAGAACACTTTGATTTAAAACTATGCAATCGGTAATGCAAACTTTTGGTGCCATTGAGTTTTTAAAGAGGCTATCTGGATAGAAATAGATAAAACCTTCATCCTCTCCCAGAAAGATTTTCCCGTCAGAAGTTCTTAATCCTGCATTTGTCTCCACCGACAAAGTCAGGTATTCCTTTGTCATATAACTCTTGATAACCCGTTCTCTTTGAGGACTAAACTTCACAATGCCCCGATAAGGTTTAATCCACAGCAAACCAGATTCATCTTCAAGAATATTGGTGATAATGCTGTTTCCAATTTCAGCCGCGTGAGGATAGCTTTCAAAAGCAACCTTCTCTGTTCCATCAGGTAACCTATCAATATACTTACGATTTAATCCTGAATTAGTCCCAACCCAAAGATTACCGCTTTGATCCTCATATAAGACATTAATCACATTATCATTGATGGCATTAGCCTCATGAAAAGAGTGAAAATACTTTTTAATTTCTGCGGTCTTAGGATCATAACAGTTTAACCCGTTTTGTGTGCCAATCCACACAAATCCATCCCTATCTTCATAAATGGTTCGAATATTATTATCAGAAAGATGCTTATTGTCAGATCCGCCATATATAAACTCTGTTGTAACCTTATTGTCCTGATAAGTTAATTTAGCTACTCCGTTTTGCTGAGTTCCAACCCAAAGAATATTCTCATTCTTTCGCGATGATTTCAGCACATTAATTTTATTACTGGGTAATGCCGGATTGGTAACAGTGTTGAAATAGCTGAAAGAAGGATTCTTTTTTTCCACAGCACTCTTTCCCGGATAAAAAATCAAACCTGCATCATCGGTTCCAACCCACAATCCATGTTTATTATACTCCAATGACACAATTGAACTGGAAGCAAAATTATAACCGTTATGCTGATAAGAAAAATCAGGTATGTCTTTCACATATTCATACCCTTCATTATTTTTTTTGTAGAGTTTTAATTCAACTGAAGTACCTGCCCATATATACTCATCCTGCTGTGCAAAGGAACGAACATTTCGAAAAGCAAACTTGCCGGCTGTTTTCCCCTCTATTTTAAAGCGGTTAATTCCATTCTGCACAATAGATGTTCTGTCAATCTGAGCAGCACCCACCCAGAGTATTCCTGTTCGATCGACAAATAAGGAAGATATATTATTACCTGACAAACTACTTAGATCATTGGCATCCTGTTTATAATGCGATATTACAATATCTGCAGGATCTTTCTTCTGTTCCTTCACTTCTATCAGAATTAAACCAGAACTCCATGTTCCACACCAGATATTCTGAAAATCATCAATAAAAATCCGATAAATAACATTAGAGGGGAAATTACCGTTTCTGGGATTAGAGTTATAATGAGTGACATGTAAACTATCTACTTCAGGATAAACCTCTATTCTGTTTAATCCTCCTCCCCATGTTCCTATCCACAGTTTACCGTCTGCACTTTCTTTGACCTGGGTAACCGTATTATTACTAATTGAGTTTTCATCATCTTCATCGTGATAATAAAACCGATTGCTCTGATTTTTTTTATCAAATCGAATTAACCCATTGTATGTTGCCAGCCAAAACAAACCTCTCGAATCCTGGCAAATATCACTAATCGTGTAATTACCCAAATATTGCCTTATCTCACCTGTTTTGGTGTATAAAATATGCAGACCACCATTTGTTGTACCAATCCAAATATCACCTTCATCATCTTCCATTAAAGAAATGATTCTGTTCTGGAATGGATACGAATGTATTCGGTTGGTTTTGAGATTCAGACAATTTAATCCCGAAGTCGTTCCAATCCAAAGATTATCATCCCTACCTTCACATAACGAAACTACCTCTCGGTTACTTAGCGTAGCAGAATCACGAAAATCAGGGATATACTCCTTCACTTCATATCCATCATATCTATTCAAGCCATTCCAGGTACCAATCCATATATAACCATTCTTATCCTGAATAATTGAATTAGCCCTGCTGGATGAAAAACCATCTTTAATCGATAACTTATCAAATTCAAAAATTCTTTGAGCCTTGATACTGAAACTTAATATGGAGAGAAATACTATTAATTGAAACCGATACATAGTGAAAGTAGTTTACCTTTTTTTCTGTAAGACTATATAAACCCGGAGTAGTTTGTGGGCCTAAGATATAGAATAGTGGCCTGTTAAAAAAACTATTCTTTAAAAAATGAAAATTTTCTCTATTAAATAAGAAAACCTCTCAACAAGAGGTGAGAGGTCTCGCAATATTCTTTCTATCCTTTACTAAATTCTATGAACATTCAAAACTCTGTAACCATAAATTGATATAACCAGAAAACTTAACAAAGGCAATATGAATGAGGCATTTACTGCTGGCAACCAGGCGACTTTTCCAAAATCAATAATTAATCCCTGCAAAGGAGGCATTAATGCACCACCAACAATCGCCATTACCAAACCTGCGGCACCCAATGTTGAATCTTCC contains:
- a CDS encoding two-component regulator propeller domain-containing protein, which gives rise to MYRFQLIVFLSILSFSIKAQRIFEFDKLSIKDGFSSSRANSIIQDKNGYIWIGTWNGLNRYDGYEVKEYIPDFRDSATLSNREVVSLCEGRDDNLWIGTTSGLNCLNLKTNRIHSYPFQNRIISLMEDDEGDIWIGTTNGGLHILYTKTGEIRQYLGNYTISDICQDSRGLFWLATYNGLIRFDKKNQSNRFYYHDEDDENSISNNTVTQVKESADGKLWIGTWGGGLNRIEVYPEVDSLHVTHYNSNPRNGNFPSNVIYRIFIDDFQNIWCGTWSSGLILIEVKEQKKDPADIVISHYKQDANDLSSLSGNNISSLFVDRTGILWVGAAQIDRTSIVQNGINRFKIEGKTAGKFAFRNVRSFAQQDEYIWAGTSVELKLYKKNNEGYEYVKDIPDFSYQHNGYNFASSSIVSLEYNKHGLWVGTDDAGLIFYPGKSAVEKKNPSFSYFNTVTNPALPSNKINVLKSSRKNENILWVGTQQNGVAKLTYQDNKVTTEFIYGGSDNKHLSDNNIRTIYEDRDGFVWIGTQNGLNCYDPKTAEIKKYFHSFHEANAINDNVINVLYEDQSGNLWVGTNSGLNRKYIDRLPDGTEKVAFESYPHAAEIGNSIITNILEDESGLLWIKPYRGIVKFSPQRERVIKSYMTKEYLTLSVETNAGLRTSDGKIFLGEDEGFIYFYPDSLFKNSMAPKVCITDCIVLNQSVLNHKNRERILGDTIVNSVPFLDDLHFSYKDQVITFMFSAMDYKDPKRNVYAYFLEGYDNIWNEVGTRNSATYTNIPPGDYIFHVNAANSDGHWSEEAYSIRFSITPPWWKTIWALIGYAIIIIATLYFFKEYSLIQVREKSRIKLELLQKEKEQHLNELKTLFFTDITHEFRTPLTLIQGPAEELKKLGKESPYMVKQADLILKNTNRLLRLINQLMDFRKIDRGKMDLQLQVCNVSQLMKDLYDSYKGMAETRGIDLELEMTQDKLMAYVDGDKLEKIMYNLVSNAFKYSDDNGEITIRAAIEKDEEDKEVLAIEVEDDGIGIDEENKKRIFERFFQTHQKRTHSTGGIGLYLSKTFVEQHGGTIDVDSDYGQGSCFRVVIPTRGDELISHMSDDPIPTKAEFDVEVNELENVPVVMPHESGKVFDVLIVEDDSDLNDFIVSGLSNEFNVVGVFNGNEGYAQAKALNPDIIVTDVMMPGIDGFEMCRQIRSDISTSHIPVIFLTAKTMAEDEIRGLELGAIDYIHKPFNINALQLKVHNILQGRKKLHEHIRKEQILEPENIELTSLDEKLLKDAVDAVNKYLDDPTFDVVKFSEVIGLSANQAYRKIKALTGQTVKEFIRNQRLKTAASLLLQKKRSISEIIYMVGFSSPSYFTRCFKEFYKCTPKEYIANDGKIDQA
- a CDS encoding glycoside hydrolase family 43 protein; this encodes MRLFKKLSAGLFLGAILSAGCTMIGNNNAQEISESFKPGELWLDSDSVHINAHGGGLLYHEGTYYWYGEHKTSGRGGNTSLLGLRCYSSDDLYNWKNEGIALASVDDPESEITHGCVMERPKVIYNATIKQFIMWFHLELKGQGYAAARTALAVSDTPTGPFTYVKSTRVNANVWPLDASQVMKSHSGETKYDWWTPEWRKEVEDGLFVALNFKEGQMSRDMTLFVDDDGTAYHIHSAEENLTLHISELTPDYKDFTGKWIRVAPGGHNEAPAVFKHQNKYYMITSGCTGWDPNEARLMVADSMMGPWEYKGNPCQGKDAELTFHSQSTYVLPVAGKKDVFIFMGDRWMPRNPIDGRYIWLPVIFENNLPVIKWYDQWDLSFFDKEI
- a CDS encoding glycoside hydrolase family 88 protein yields the protein MNRLVFFVSIVLSSCSLVSQELPTKSEIINDMKKANDYWQMNNSTNIRSFWDHAAYHTGNMAAYQLTGINRYKKYSMDWAEYNEWKGAKSDIKENWKYSYGESDDYVLFGDWQICFQTYIDLYNLSETKDENMIARAREVMEYEMSTENNDYWWWADGLYMVMPVMTKLYNVTGNDLYLTKLYEYFKYAQSIMYDEETGLFFRDAKYVYPAHTSVNGFKDFWARGDGWVFAGLAKIIEDMPEDYEHRDEFISIYTKMAVSLKDCQQEEGYWTRSMLDPEHAPGPETSGTAFFTFGFAWGINNGYLDEATYLPTVKKSWSYLHNTALQADGRVGYVQPIGEKAIPGQIVDENSTADFGVGAFLLAASQMVHLAEGEMPEVPMVYMDSVKVVDENTLMVYFNEELEQTSAETAANYSIDQVSVISSNLDVSKKKVITLNFNSLSLGDHYLSIENIQGISGNKVEAGEYIGFSYFGSYTITASSFESGTDNNAEKAMDGSLDTRWSAFGEGEWLQFDMGKEKTVTSVDLAFFKGNERQGYFSIQLSTDGENFSTVYSGSSSGTTLELENYDFADQLAKYVRIIGMGNNSNAWNSITEVKINTETATDINSTAYSEGWKVFPNPYKSGLLTINTPYTEEQFWNLSIFDLSGKQVFSGKKLPGFDGAFSVSNLSLTKGLYQLLVSNSIKNITLGLVVQ